Proteins encoded in a region of the Phoenix dactylifera cultivar Barhee BC4 chromosome 3, palm_55x_up_171113_PBpolish2nd_filt_p, whole genome shotgun sequence genome:
- the LOC103714386 gene encoding uncharacterized protein LOC103714386, whose protein sequence is MVSNGNGKSTNEIQEEVGSTMPPNGYGTKDQIPLYIQTSQMGLLDENKHHNKFLNTLKAIPSKSRFKKFGPSPSAKFRQLAAERDEISRSVHSADESSSRHFHVPFVRKVNWTYLWGLCKEWIKEPMNMALLVWIACVAISGAILFLVMTGMLNGVLTRKSERDTWFEVNNQILNALFTLMCLYQHPKRFHHLVLLCRWEPKDILRLRKIYCKNGTYKPHEWMHMMVVVILLHLNCFAQYALCGLNLGYPRSKRPAIGVGLCIAVAIVAPALASVYNILSPLGREYKIEMDSEAQVEIISTDDSRPAALRIKSLEKKYSFIAREDHGAPESRPEWIGGLFDFWNDISLAYLSVFCSFCVFGWNMERLGFGNMYVHIVTFLLFCTAPFFIFNLAAVNINNDAIREALGIAGILLCLFGLLYGGFWRIQMRKKFHLPGNTFCCGHPSATDCFQWLCCCSCSLAQEVRTADYYDVVEDKLCMKQTSDDNQLALSPLPNEDGLPLFKSTPSSPYRGNSSPSLFKMEYSSSPGRFSGGHTPDRHLPAVKEGSSLEKEDDEMRPPVQDVIEKEDTRAP, encoded by the coding sequence ATGGTTTCAAATGGTAATGGAAAATCCACGAATGAAATCCAGGAAGAAGTAGGATCAACCATGCCACCAAATGGTTATGGAACCAAGGATCAGATACCTCTTTATATCCAAACTTCTCAGATGGGACTTCTGGATGAGAATAAGCACCACAATAAATTTCTGAATACATTAAAAGCTATTCCTTCTAAATCCAGATTTAAAAAATTTGGGCCTTCCCCTTCAGCCAAATTCCGGCAGCTTGCAGCAGAACGAGATGAGATCTCACGATCAGTTCATTCTGCTGATGAAAGTTCTTCGAGACACTTCCATGTGCCCTTTGTCCGGAAAGTCAATTGGACTTATCTGTGGGGACTGTGTAAGGAATGGATCAAAGAACCCATGAACATGGCTCTTCTTGTTTGGATTGCTTGTGTTGCCATCTCTGGTGCTATCTTGTTCCTTGTCATGACTGGCATGTTAAATGGTGTTTTAACAAGGAAATCCGAGCGAGACACTTGGTTTGAAGTTAATAACCAAATTCTCAATGCTCTGTTCACTCTCATGTGCCTCTACCAACACCCAAAACGATTCCACCATCTTGTGCTTTTATGCAGATGGGAACCCAAAGACATTCTAAGGCTTAGAAAGATATACTGCAAAAATGGGACCTACAAGCCTCATgaatggatgcatatgatggtCGTGGTGATTCTCCTCCATTTGAATTGCTTTGCTCAGTATGCTTTATGTGGGCTTAATTTAGGATACCCCCGATCAAAGCGACCTGcgattggagtcggcctttgcATAGCTGTTGCAATTGTTGCCCCAGCTTTAGCCAGTGTATATAATATTCTTAGCCCTCTTGGTAGAGAATACAAGATTGAAATGGATAGTGAAGCACAAGTTGAGATCATCTCTACTGATGATAGCAGACCAGCAGCTCTCCGGATCAAGTCTCTTGAAAAGAAATATTCATTTATTGCAAGAGAAGACCACGGGGCTCCAGAGAGTAGACCAGAATGGATAGGGGGGTTATTCGATTTCTGGAATGATATTTCTCTAGCCTACCTTTCAGTCTTCTGCAGCTTCTGTGTTTTTGGGTGGAACATGGAGAGGCTTGGGTTTGGTAACATGTATGTTCACATCGTGACTTTTCTTCTATTCTGCACGGctcctttctttatttttaacttgGCAGCGGTCAATATTAATAATGATGCTATTCGAGAGGCATTGGGAATTGCTGGCATTTTACTTTGTCTTTTTGGCTTGCTGTATGGTGGCTTTTGGAGGATTCAGATGAGGAAGAAATTTCACCTTCCTGGAAACACCTTTTGCTGTGGTCATCCCTCAGCGACTGATTGTTTTCAGTGGCTTTGCTGTTGCTCATGTTCTCTTGCTCAGGAGGTGAGGACAGCAGACTATTATGATGTTGTGGAAGATAAGCTTTGTATGAAGCAAACCAGTGATGATAACCAGCTTGCATTGTCTCCTTTGCCCAATGAAGACGGGTTGCCTCTATTCAAATCCACCCCTAGTTCTCCTTACAGGGGAAATTCCAGTCCATCTCTTTTCAAGATGGAATACTCATCAAGTCCCGGCAGGTTTTCAGGTGGGCATACTCCAGACAGGCATTTGCCTGCAGTAAAGGAGGGTTCATCTCTGGAAAAGGAAGATGATGAAATGAGACCACCTGTTCAAGATGTTATAGAAAAAGAAGATACTCGGGCACCATAG